In Streptomyces sp. NBC_00091, the following proteins share a genomic window:
- a CDS encoding class I SAM-dependent methyltransferase encodes MTTRARSFDAAAALYHANRPGYPDALFDAVEELAGRPLRGARVADVGAGTGIATALLAARGARVLAVEPGDGMAAEFRRAHPGIPVVRGDGDRLPLATASFDLLTYAQAWHWTHPDRSVPEVRRVLRPGGALALWWNDLDTEVPWIAAQDQRIRDFLGVIGLPSRESLDGLEVTTRKVRWSRRIPLEAHLANHASHSAFLLLGESRTREFTDAERARLLSLFPDGTVEEPYVVTLRVAVV; translated from the coding sequence ATGACGACACGCGCCAGGTCCTTCGATGCCGCCGCCGCCCTCTACCACGCGAACCGGCCCGGCTACCCCGACGCGCTGTTCGACGCCGTCGAGGAACTGGCCGGGCGGCCGCTGCGCGGGGCGCGCGTGGCCGACGTCGGGGCCGGCACCGGGATCGCCACCGCGCTGCTGGCCGCACGCGGGGCACGGGTGCTCGCCGTCGAGCCCGGGGACGGGATGGCCGCCGAGTTCCGCCGGGCGCACCCCGGGATCCCGGTCGTGCGCGGCGACGGGGACCGCCTCCCGCTGGCCACGGCGAGCTTCGACCTCCTGACGTACGCCCAGGCCTGGCACTGGACCCACCCCGACCGCTCCGTCCCCGAGGTCCGCCGCGTGCTGCGCCCCGGCGGGGCCCTCGCCCTGTGGTGGAACGACCTGGACACCGAAGTGCCCTGGATCGCCGCGCAGGACCAGCGGATCCGGGACTTCCTCGGAGTGATCGGGCTGCCCTCACGCGAGTCCCTGGACGGGCTCGAGGTCACCACCCGGAAGGTCCGCTGGTCGCGGCGGATCCCGCTGGAGGCGCACCTGGCCAACCACGCCAGCCACTCCGCCTTCCTCCTCCTCGGCGAGTCCCGCACCCGGGAGTTCACGGACGCCGAGCGGGCCCGGCTGCTGTCCCTCTTCCCGGACGGGACGGTCGAGGAGCCCTACGTCGTCACCCTGCGCGTGGCCGTCGTCTAG
- a CDS encoding VOC family protein, producing MAKEFQVTYDCADPGAQAVFWAEALGYRVQPPPEGFADWATALTARGIPPEHHNDRSAITDPDGKGPRVFFQKVPEGKTVAKNRLHLDLRSAPGLTGDERMAVLEEEATRLEGLGAKRLYRLDSDGVDEGIIVMTDPEGNEFCLD from the coding sequence ATGGCCAAGGAATTCCAAGTGACGTACGACTGTGCCGATCCGGGCGCGCAGGCGGTGTTCTGGGCCGAGGCGCTGGGCTATCGCGTCCAGCCGCCGCCGGAGGGCTTCGCCGACTGGGCGACGGCGCTGACGGCGCGGGGCATACCGCCCGAGCACCACAACGACCGGTCGGCCATCACGGATCCGGACGGCAAGGGGCCGCGGGTGTTCTTCCAGAAGGTCCCCGAGGGCAAGACGGTGGCGAAGAACCGCCTGCACCTGGACCTGCGTTCGGCCCCCGGCCTGACCGGTGACGAGCGGATGGCCGTGCTGGAGGAGGAGGCCACCAGGCTGGAGGGGCTGGGAGCGAAGCGGCTGTACCGGCTCGATTCCGATGGCGTGGACGAGGGGATCATCGTGATGACCGACCCGGAGGGCAACGAGTTCTGCCTGGACTGA